The genomic region ATCCGAAATCTGCCGAAAACGCGCACCGGCTTTTCGGGCTGGTACGGGCGCGCGCTTATGGGCGATGCCTATATGGCGACGCTCGCATTGGCGCGGACCTGCCCGACCGATCTGCTGACCTTTGCGGGAGACGGCGCACGCGCCCTGGTGCCCGACATTCTTCCGAGCCTTCTGGAAAACGCCCTGTCGAGCGGGCCGCGACGCGACCGGACAATCTCGATCTTCGTGCTGTCCAATAGCGGCCTGTCGGCGATCAACTCCTATCAGGAGCGCATCCTGTTCAATCGAACGTCGCGGCAGATGCGCGTCCTCAACATCGCCACGCCGGAATCGGACCGGGACATGTGCGGCTATCGCGTCGTGACCCGTACCATCGACCTGTTCGACCGCGAAGCCATGCATCGCGCCCTTCGAACACGCGGACGCATCAATCTGTTCACTGTCAATCTGGCTCATAACAATGAAGGAGATGGGATGTCGCTCGCCCATGTGAATGGCTGGCAGCAGCACCAGCAGGCGCGGCCAAAGCCGATGCGCGTTGCGCGAGAGGGCATCTGACATGCGCTTTGGCTTCATCGCCCATCCCACCTCGCCGCCCCTTAAGCGGTACGTGAAGATGCTCGACCTCGTGCAGCGCAGTTCGCACGATTTCCAGTCCGGCTATTCGCGCGATCTATGGTCACGCAGCAATCTCGTTCCCTTCATGAATTTCGACAGGGTCGTCAGCGCAAACGGCTCCGAGGCGAAGGGCGAGGTCCGCTATCTGCCGCTCACCGCCGAGGAGATGCTGAAAGACCCTTCCGGCAGCCTGCGCAGGGTGATCGAGGGCGCGGAGATCTATGCCAGCGAAGGTGTCGATATTGTCGGGCTCGGCGGCTTTACCTCCATCGTCGGACGCCGCGGCGCCGATGTCGCAGCGGCCAGCCCCGTGCCGGTGACGAGCGGCAACTCGCTGACCGCTTATGCCGGCTATCGCGCACTTTGCCAGATCCTCGACTGGATGGAGCTTCGGCCGAACGACCACCGCGTCGCGATCGTAGGCTATCCCGGCTCCATCGCATTGGTCATCGCGCGGCTGCTGCTTGAGGAAGGCCTCGAACTGGACCTTGTCCACCGCCCCGGCGCCAGCGCTGAGGACATGCTCGAGCATCTGCCGGAGCGCTGGCATAACAGGGTGCGGCTCAGCGGCGATATCGGGGATTTCTACAGCGAAGACCGGCTGTTCATCGCGGCCACTTCAGCGGGCGGCATCATCGACCCCAGCCGTCTTCTGCCGGGTTCGATCGTGATCGATGTCGCGCTGCCCCGCGACGTTTCCGAGCACGATGCGGCGACGCGCGACGACATTCTCATTGTCGATGGTGGCTGCGTCACCGCCTCGGACAAGGTGCGGATGGGCGGGGAGTCGCTGAACCTCTCCATCAAGCAGCAGCTCAATGCCTGCCTTGCCGAGACGATGATCCTGGCGCTCGAACAGCGCGCCGAAATCTATTCAATCGGTCGTACGCTCGAAACCGAGAAAGTATTGGCCATCGGCGAGATCGCACAGCGCCATGGCTTTGCGCCTGACCCCCTTGCCTCCTACGGCAGACGGATCGAGCCGGCACACGTCGCCAGCCTTCGACGCTATCACTGCAACGGCCATCGGTTGAACGGCGGCGCGCCGACGCCGTCCCCTTCGGCTGGCGATCTGCGCTCGCGCGAACATCACGATACGGCGCTCCGTTTCCGCCGCCATATCAATCCCTATCTGGCGGATTTCCTCCAGATGCTCCATTGCGACCGGGTTTTCGAAAAGGCCAAGGGCGCCGTGCTGACCGATACGGAAGGGCGCGACTATCTCGATTTCGTGGCCGGCTATGGCTGCCTCAATCTCGGCCACAACCCGCCCGCCATCACCGGCGCACTTCAAGATTTCCTGTCGGGCGACAACCCCAATTTCGTGCAATATGTCTCCTTCCCGAAGCAGACCTCGCTTCTGGCCGAGAGACTAAGCGCGCGGGTCGGCGGCGGTCTGGAACGGGTTTTCTTCTCCAATTCCGGCACCGAGGCCGTCGAAGCGGCGCTGAAGCTCGCACGCGCCGCTTCGCCGCACGACCGCATCGTGCACGTCCAAAACAGCTATCATGGCAAGACGCTCGGCGCGCTCTCCGTGACCGGGCGGGAGAAGCACCAGCGCTTTTTCCGACCGCTCGTGCCGGGCGTGGAGGCTGTGCCTTTCGACGATCTGGATGCCATTGAGAATGCGCTGCGTGGCGGCGATGTCGCCGCACTTATCCTGGAGCCGATCCTCGGCGAAGGCGGCGTTCTTGTTCCCTCAGACGGCTATCTGAAAAGTGCGCGCACTCTTTGCGACCGCTACGGCGCATTCCTTATTCTCGATGAGATACAGACGGGCATGGGCAGGACAGGCCGCTTCCTTGCCAGCGAATGGGAGGAGGTGCAGGCCGATATATTGTGCCTTTCGAAATCGCTGTCCGGGGGCCTGATGCCGATCGGCGCGACGCTGACGCGGGCCGATATCTGGGATCGCGCCTATGGCACTAGCGACCGCTTTCTGGCCCACAGCTCCACCTTCGGCGGCGGAAACATGGCCGCGACGGCGGCACTCGCAACGCTCGACGCGTTCGAGGACGGCGCGATTATCGCCAATGCGCTCGATGTCGGCGAATCCCTTCGCACACGGCTTCGCGAGGTCGCCGTCAATTTCCCCTTCATCGGCGAAATACGCGGCAAGGGCATGATGCTGGCGGTGGCGTTCGAAAGCGATTTCAGCGGCGCTGTGGCTGCCGGCGCGCATGAATTCGCAACGCGACTGCCGGGCGACTGGCACATGACGTGGAAGTTCCTGCCGGACCAGATCCGCCAGAACCTGCTGGACGCCATGCGCCACTTCGAAGGCACGCTCGGCGAAATGTTCTGTATGCGGTTCGTGACGAAGCTGGCGCAGGATCACGCGATCCTCACCTTCCTGACCGCCAACAGTTCGACCGTCATCCGCCTTCAGCCGCCGCTGATCCTCACACACGAACAGGCCGGACGCTTCGCCACGGCCTTCGAAGAAACATGCCGCGATATGTCAACGTTCCTGAATTGAGATTACCCATGGAAAACAACCTCGCGCGGGTTGGCGAGACCATCCTGTCCTTCTTCAACGCCCAGGCGCTCATCGCTGCCTTCGAACTCGGCATCTTTGACGCCATCGGCGATGGTGGAGCGAGCGAAGCGGAGATATACGAGCGCTGCGGACTGGCCGAGAAATCCGGGCGGCAAATGCTGATCGCGCTCAGCGCACTCGGCTTCGTCATTCGCGACGGCGAGCGCTATCGTCTGGCGCCGGGCATGGAAGCCTGTCTGCGTCGGGACGGATCGCAATATCTCGGCACGCTCGCGCGCCACGCCAACAAATTCCTCTATCCGCTATGGAGCCGATGCGCCGATGCGGTGCGGCAGGACAGTAACCAGCGCGCGGCGGTGTTTAACGACAGCCGTGACTGGTTCGAGATCCTCTATTCCGACCCCGAGGACGTGGCGGACTTTCACGCTTTTCTCAGCGTGTTGGCCGACCCTTTCGTCGAAAATTTCGTCAAGGGTTACGACTTCAGCCGTCACAAAGGCTTTCTGGATATCGGATCGGGCCGCGCCGCGCTGCCGGCCAAGGTCATCGCAGCGCATCCGCACCTGACCGCCGCCGTTTGCGATCTGCTGGAAGCCGCGCGCCATATGCGACAGGAACTGTCCGCCGCCGGACAACTCGACCGGATAGCCGTCTATGAGGGCGACGTGATCGCCGGCGACCTGCCCGAAATTCATGAAGACCTCGTCCATATGGGCTGGATGCTGCACGATTACGGCGTCGAGACCCAAAAGCGCATCCTGTCCAACATCTTCGCCGCGCTGCCATCCGGCGCCACCTTCATCGCCAGCGAGACGCCGCTTCTCGATGACCAGGCTGGCCCGGCCTTCGTCGCGCTTCTGTCTCTGAACATGCTCGTTTCGTCCGACGGCGGCATCGAAAGCACCTGCGCCGAATATCTTGAACGCTTCCGCCAGGCAGGCTTCGCAAATGTGCGCGCCATGCCGCTGGAAGGACCGCGCACCTTGCTCATTGGCGAGAAACCCTGACCAGGAGACCGACAAGCCATGGAAAAGAAAATTCTTTCGCTTCTCAACGAGAACTACGCGCTAGGCCTTGAGGAACAGCTCTCGCTCGACACGCCCCTGCTGGAACTCAACATTCTGGATTCCAGTACGTTTTTCGACCTCATCGAAATCATTCAGGCCGAGTTCGGCGTCACCGTGCCGCTGACCGAGATCAAGCCCGACAATTTCGCCAGCGCCCACGCCATCGTGCGGATGACGAACGATCTTCTGGCCTCCAGCGCCGCTGCCTGAACCACCGCACACGGAGACAAAGAGATGACCGATACTCAGACGACGCTCCAGGACACGCAGTTCGAGGACGCCCTAGCCCTGACGCTTTACGTCGTACAACAGCAGACCGGCTATCCGCTGGATCAGCTTGCGGCCGACGCCGAATTCGAGACCGATCTCGGCATCGACAGCATTGTCCAACTGGAAATCACCGCCGATCTTCTGGCCCGGTGCGGATTGTCCGCCGATAGCGGCAAGCTTTCCGGCACCGTCTCGATCAGCGAGTTGGCGCGCAAACTCGTCCTCGCGCTCGATGGCCGCCCCGTCCCCGCGCCGCCTACGGCAAAGGACAAGACGGCTGCGGATGGCGAGCTTCTCGACATGCTTCTGAAGACGCCGCACAACGCGCCGAAGGAGACGCCGACATTTCCTGCGCCGACGACTGAAACGCGCACCATGCGCGACTTCGCCGACGTGCCTCACCGCGACCTGTTCCATAAGGTCGAGGCATTTGACTCATTTTACAAAACCCAGCGCGACGCCGGTTTCTACTGGTACGGCATGCCGCTCGAAAGCCCGTGCCAGAACCGCGCGGTGATCCATGACGAGGTCAGCGGCCAACGCAACGAATTTCTGATGTTCGCGTCCAATAACTATCTCGGTCTGGCGAACGATCCGCGCGTGATCGAGGCGATACGCGATGCGGCCAGCCTCTATGGCGCGACCAATACGGGCTGCCGCCTGATCGGCGGCTCGAATGTGCTGCACAAGGAGTTGGAACGTAAACTTGCCGAGTTGAAGGGCACCGAGGATTCGATCGTCTTTCCGTCCGGCTATTCAGCCAATGTCGGAACGATCTCAGCCTTGATGGGAAGCCGGGACATCGTCTTCACCGACGCCCTCAACCATATGAGCATTCAGGACGGCTGCAAACTTTCCGGCGCGTCAAGGCGCATCTATCAGCACACCACGGGCGCACTTGAACGGGCGCTGGAGCGCAGCGCCGACGCCGATGGGGGGCGGCTGATCGTCACCGATGGCGTCTTCTCCATGCATGGCGACATCGTCGATCTGCCCCGCGTGGTGGAACTGGCGCGCAGATACGATGCCAAGGTGCTTGTCGACGATGCGCATTCGACCGGCGTCCTCGGCAAGACCGGCTCCGGCACCAGCGAGCATTTCGGCATGAAGGGTCAGATCGATCTGGAACTCGGCACCTTTTCCAAAACCCTCGCCGGTGTGGGCGGGTTCGTCGCTGCGCGCGCCGATGTGGTCGAATATCTGCGGTTCTACGCCAATTCCTACGTCTTCGCCGCGACCATTCCGGCCCATGTTGCCGCAGGGCTGATCGCTTCCATCGACATCATGAAGTCCGAGCCGCAACGCATCGAAACGCTGTGGCGCAATATCGGTCATCTGAAGAGTAAGCTGCTCAAGGCCGGCTTCGATCTGGGAGAAACCCAAAGCGCGATCCTGCCTATCGTGATCGGCGACGACCGCAAGACACTGGAAATGGGCCGTGCGGTGCGGGCGCGCGGCATGTTCTGCCAGACCGTCGTATTTCCAGGCGTGTCGGTAGGCGATGCGCGGCTGCGGATTTCCGTGACCTCAGAGCATACGCTGGAAGATCTGGATTTGGCCGCGCAGATCGTCATCGACAGCGCCGAAGAAGTCGGAGTGCAAACCCATGTCTGACCTCTCTTATTTCGCCGTGATCGACGGCCTGCGGGAGAGCGCCGCGCGCTTTCCCAACGCCCCCGCCCTCCTTGGCCCGGAGACGGTAACCTATGGCTCGCTCCATCAGCAGGCGTGCCGGATCGCGGCGCGCATCCAGCAAGCGGGCGTCAAACCCGGCGCCCGTATGGCGATCTGGACGTTGAAGGGGAACGACTTCATTACGGCGATATGGGGCGCGCTGGAAGCGGGGCTGGCCTATGTCCCGCTCGACCCTTGTCAGCCGAGCGCGCGGGCGGCTCAAATCCTCCGGGAGGCCGATCCGGAGGTCATGGTGGCGCACCCCGATCTCCTTTCCCACCTGCCTGGCGCGCTGCCGGACAGCCTTCGCCTTGTGCTGTTTGCCGATGGCGACACGACCCAACCGACGCCTGGGCTGCCTGTGTCTTCCAGCCGCCTCGGCGCACTTCCAGATGCCCCGCACGAGCCGTTCTCGCCGCTTCCCGACACGGTGGCGACGGTTCTCTTCACTTCTGGCTCGACCGGCGTGCCGAAAGGCGTTCAGCTCTCTTATCGCAATCTCCATGCCTTTGTCGGCTGGGCCGTCAGCGAGTTCGACCTGAAAGCCGATGACGTGATCGCCAATCACGCCAGCTTCCATTTCGATCTATCGACCTTCGACCTTTTTGCCGCCGCGAGAGTGCGGGCCGCCGTCTGGCCGATCCCAACGCCTCAGCAATCCAACATCGCCGCGATCTCCGAAGGCATCGGCCGATATGGCGTGACGACGATCTACGCCGTTCCGTCCATCCTGACGATGCTGACCCGCGCAAGACTCCTCGGTCCAGATGTCGCACCGACTCTCCGCCGGGTATTGTTCGCCGGCGAGGTGTTTCCGATCTTCGATCTGCAGGCATTGGCGGCGCAACTGCCAGAGGGCTGCACCCTCTACAATCTCTTCGGCCCGACAGAGACAAATGTCTGCACCGCCCATCGCGTGACCGAAGCGGATCTTGCGGGGGACCAACCGGTGCCGATCGGCAAGCCGCTGCCGGGCCAGATCGCCCATATTCTCGACCCCGAAACCCGGCTACCGGTGGCAGAGGGGGCTAAAGGCGAACTGGTCGTGGAGGGATCGCTGGTCACGCCCGGCTATCTCAACGTTGCCGACGAAACCATCAGGGCCAGCCATCGCGCCGGGCGGCACGCCACCGGAGATATCGTCTCGTCTCGCGATGGCGTTCTGCACTATCACGGGCGCATCGACCGCATCGTCAAGATGCAGGGCAACCGGGTGGAACTCGGTGAAATCGAGGCGGCGATCGTGCGTCACCCATCTGTCCGCCAGGCTGCAACCATTCACATAAGCGGGCCGCGCGGCAGCGATCTCGTCGCTTTCGTTTCCTGCGAAGCCGGCAGGTCGCCGCCGAACGCGATCGACCTCCTCAACCACCTCCGCACGCTTCTGCCCCGGTATATGCTGCCGCGCCATTTCAAGATCATGTCCACCCTGCCGCTCAATCCCAACGGCAAGATCGACATGCGGCAGCTGACCCACATCGCCGAGGATCAGTTCCTTCGTGCCCCGGAGCAGCGCAGGATGGAGGAGGCGGAAGACGCATGAACGCCATGCCTCTGGAGCCTCTTGCCATCGTCGCGGCCGCGCATCATCGCCCGGCGGAGATGGCGCCATTTCCGCCGCATCGGCTGGCCAAATGTGCGCCAGGGGTGGCTCGAAGGGCGGCCAATATGCAGGCGCGGCTGCTCGAACCGTCCCCTGTCCCTGCTTCGGCTTTTCGCATTCCACCGATCTTCGAGCGGGCTGTCTCCGCGCTGACCTTGAACCTTCTGTCGCTGACGCGCGAGGCGATGTGCGGGAACGCCGAGGAAGCGGCGTTCCGGTACGATCCGGACCGCACGGATGTCATTGTCGGCGTATGCGGCGGTTTCGACGCGACATTGCGCAATGCGCTGAAGGTCGCCGGCGTCTCCGCGCTCAGCGTGTCCGACGCCGAAACCATCGTTCGCAAGAAGCGGCTGCTTCAGGCGCATTTCGGATCGACCACCCACGACAAGGTCGGCGAGATGGCCAGCATCATTGCCGCGCGGATCGGGCTGGAGATCGGCGCGCATGGCCGCATCCTTGCGCTGGAAAGCGCCGAGGCAACGACATTCGCAGCGTTCGAAACGGCAGCGCTCGGCCTCCATTCGGGTGCGTCGGACACGGTATTCGTCGCGGTCGGCCAGCGCTTCGAGGGTGCTCATATGGCGCTGGCTCTGGCCGATGCGATTGGCGCAGGCATCCCGCTGATCGAAGGCGCAAGCGTCTTCGTCCTGAGGAGGCTCGATGACGTGCGCCGCGACAAGGACCCAATCCTCGCGGTGATCGATGGTTTCGCGAGCCGGCAGTCCGACCCATCCGGCCCGGATGCGGAGAACCGCAGGGCCGATTTGCAGACGCTCGTCGAGGCGCTTCCCGCCGACCGGGTGCAAGCCGCCTGCCCCGCCAGCGCCGAAGCGCTGAACCTGCCATCGCCTGAAGGTTTCGGACTGGCGCATGCCGGTGCCGGGGCCCTGGCAAACGCCCTGCCATCCCTCGCTGACGGCCAGTCGGCCACGATTGTCGGTCGCAGCCTTTACGGGCGGAGTTGGGCATTTCGCTTCCGCGGTCCCGCACCCTGGCAAGAAAGTGCGCCTGTCAGCGCCGACTTGGCTGCTTCGGTTATTCGGGAGCCCGTCGCCATTGTCGGGCTGGGCGCCAGCTACGGCCCGTTCATCGGACGTGAAGCGGTGTTGGATGCCTTCAAGGCGGGCCGTGACGGCATCGGTCTCCTGAGCGAAAAGGCGTTGCCGCGCCAAACGTGTTTCGACCAGAACAAAGCCATCCCCCTCTCCAGCTATGCAGAGATCGGTGGCGAATTGCGTCCGGCTGAACAAAGCGGCACGCCGGGTTCGCACGACGCACAAGAGGGCGGGACCGGTGCGGACCCTTGCCAAAGCCTTGCCTTCGCGGTCGCGAGCGAAGCCCTTAATCAGAACGGCGTGGCAGCAGGGTCGAAATCGCCATACCCGCTACGCTGGCTTGTCGTTGTGGCGGCACAATTATGCACCGGCGCGGAGCGGCAATATTCCAATATCTGCCATCAGGCGGAACTCGCCTCAGTTCTTCATCTTTCCGAAAGCGACACGCCCTCCCCCACAATCCCGCTTGCCGACCTCCTGCCCGCCGAAACGGCCAGGCGGCTTTCCGCCGAATTTGG from Notoacmeibacter ruber harbors:
- a CDS encoding aminotransferase class III-fold pyridoxal phosphate-dependent enzyme, with product MRFGFIAHPTSPPLKRYVKMLDLVQRSSHDFQSGYSRDLWSRSNLVPFMNFDRVVSANGSEAKGEVRYLPLTAEEMLKDPSGSLRRVIEGAEIYASEGVDIVGLGGFTSIVGRRGADVAAASPVPVTSGNSLTAYAGYRALCQILDWMELRPNDHRVAIVGYPGSIALVIARLLLEEGLELDLVHRPGASAEDMLEHLPERWHNRVRLSGDIGDFYSEDRLFIAATSAGGIIDPSRLLPGSIVIDVALPRDVSEHDAATRDDILIVDGGCVTASDKVRMGGESLNLSIKQQLNACLAETMILALEQRAEIYSIGRTLETEKVLAIGEIAQRHGFAPDPLASYGRRIEPAHVASLRRYHCNGHRLNGGAPTPSPSAGDLRSREHHDTALRFRRHINPYLADFLQMLHCDRVFEKAKGAVLTDTEGRDYLDFVAGYGCLNLGHNPPAITGALQDFLSGDNPNFVQYVSFPKQTSLLAERLSARVGGGLERVFFSNSGTEAVEAALKLARAASPHDRIVHVQNSYHGKTLGALSVTGREKHQRFFRPLVPGVEAVPFDDLDAIENALRGGDVAALILEPILGEGGVLVPSDGYLKSARTLCDRYGAFLILDEIQTGMGRTGRFLASEWEEVQADILCLSKSLSGGLMPIGATLTRADIWDRAYGTSDRFLAHSSTFGGGNMAATAALATLDAFEDGAIIANALDVGESLRTRLREVAVNFPFIGEIRGKGMMLAVAFESDFSGAVAAGAHEFATRLPGDWHMTWKFLPDQIRQNLLDAMRHFEGTLGEMFCMRFVTKLAQDHAILTFLTANSSTVIRLQPPLILTHEQAGRFATAFEETCRDMSTFLN
- a CDS encoding methyltransferase, which codes for MENNLARVGETILSFFNAQALIAAFELGIFDAIGDGGASEAEIYERCGLAEKSGRQMLIALSALGFVIRDGERYRLAPGMEACLRRDGSQYLGTLARHANKFLYPLWSRCADAVRQDSNQRAAVFNDSRDWFEILYSDPEDVADFHAFLSVLADPFVENFVKGYDFSRHKGFLDIGSGRAALPAKVIAAHPHLTAAVCDLLEAARHMRQELSAAGQLDRIAVYEGDVIAGDLPEIHEDLVHMGWMLHDYGVETQKRILSNIFAALPSGATFIASETPLLDDQAGPAFVALLSLNMLVSSDGGIESTCAEYLERFRQAGFANVRAMPLEGPRTLLIGEKP
- a CDS encoding phosphopantetheine-binding protein — translated: MEKKILSLLNENYALGLEEQLSLDTPLLELNILDSSTFFDLIEIIQAEFGVTVPLTEIKPDNFASAHAIVRMTNDLLASSAAA
- a CDS encoding aminotransferase class I/II-fold pyridoxal phosphate-dependent enzyme; protein product: MTDTQTTLQDTQFEDALALTLYVVQQQTGYPLDQLAADAEFETDLGIDSIVQLEITADLLARCGLSADSGKLSGTVSISELARKLVLALDGRPVPAPPTAKDKTAADGELLDMLLKTPHNAPKETPTFPAPTTETRTMRDFADVPHRDLFHKVEAFDSFYKTQRDAGFYWYGMPLESPCQNRAVIHDEVSGQRNEFLMFASNNYLGLANDPRVIEAIRDAASLYGATNTGCRLIGGSNVLHKELERKLAELKGTEDSIVFPSGYSANVGTISALMGSRDIVFTDALNHMSIQDGCKLSGASRRIYQHTTGALERALERSADADGGRLIVTDGVFSMHGDIVDLPRVVELARRYDAKVLVDDAHSTGVLGKTGSGTSEHFGMKGQIDLELGTFSKTLAGVGGFVAARADVVEYLRFYANSYVFAATIPAHVAAGLIASIDIMKSEPQRIETLWRNIGHLKSKLLKAGFDLGETQSAILPIVIGDDRKTLEMGRAVRARGMFCQTVVFPGVSVGDARLRISVTSEHTLEDLDLAAQIVIDSAEEVGVQTHV
- a CDS encoding AMP-binding protein, which produces MSDLSYFAVIDGLRESAARFPNAPALLGPETVTYGSLHQQACRIAARIQQAGVKPGARMAIWTLKGNDFITAIWGALEAGLAYVPLDPCQPSARAAQILREADPEVMVAHPDLLSHLPGALPDSLRLVLFADGDTTQPTPGLPVSSSRLGALPDAPHEPFSPLPDTVATVLFTSGSTGVPKGVQLSYRNLHAFVGWAVSEFDLKADDVIANHASFHFDLSTFDLFAAARVRAAVWPIPTPQQSNIAAISEGIGRYGVTTIYAVPSILTMLTRARLLGPDVAPTLRRVLFAGEVFPIFDLQALAAQLPEGCTLYNLFGPTETNVCTAHRVTEADLAGDQPVPIGKPLPGQIAHILDPETRLPVAEGAKGELVVEGSLVTPGYLNVADETIRASHRAGRHATGDIVSSRDGVLHYHGRIDRIVKMQGNRVELGEIEAAIVRHPSVRQAATIHISGPRGSDLVAFVSCEAGRSPPNAIDLLNHLRTLLPRYMLPRHFKIMSTLPLNPNGKIDMRQLTHIAEDQFLRAPEQRRMEEAEDA
- a CDS encoding polyketide synthase produces the protein MNAMPLEPLAIVAAAHHRPAEMAPFPPHRLAKCAPGVARRAANMQARLLEPSPVPASAFRIPPIFERAVSALTLNLLSLTREAMCGNAEEAAFRYDPDRTDVIVGVCGGFDATLRNALKVAGVSALSVSDAETIVRKKRLLQAHFGSTTHDKVGEMASIIAARIGLEIGAHGRILALESAEATTFAAFETAALGLHSGASDTVFVAVGQRFEGAHMALALADAIGAGIPLIEGASVFVLRRLDDVRRDKDPILAVIDGFASRQSDPSGPDAENRRADLQTLVEALPADRVQAACPASAEALNLPSPEGFGLAHAGAGALANALPSLADGQSATIVGRSLYGRSWAFRFRGPAPWQESAPVSADLAASVIREPVAIVGLGASYGPFIGREAVLDAFKAGRDGIGLLSEKALPRQTCFDQNKAIPLSSYAEIGGELRPAEQSGTPGSHDAQEGGTGADPCQSLAFAVASEALNQNGVAAGSKSPYPLRWLVVVAAQLCTGAERQYSNICHQAELASVLHLSESDTPSPTIPLADLLPAETARRLSAEFGLNAPGIAVESACASSLAALDIAMRQLQLGLCDAALVVAAELPNNPRDLTLCSAQRMLSSERISPFTEEADGFSPGDGAGAVVLRRLSDAQTGQANILGVIRGIGGSSDAISFTAPDPRGQISAMRRALEDAGIEPSTIAYVEAHGTGTVRGDRIEIEALNAVYGEPVRHCALDHQNRAGTGLGSVKSMIGHSFAAAGMAGMIRALCMVETGQIPPTILRGPVHPDLGLERGPWRLSDKPQPWADGPAPRRAAVNTLGTGGTNFHAIVEAPPTQQFSETQCN